The sequence aaactttataaatcaTCTACATTCCAAATTCCATGAGTATGTTCCGCATTTCCATCTCTCACATCCAGATGATAGATAAACAAATGAGCTctctacaaaattatatatgttagtGTAAAGAATATCAAGCTTACCTCTAGAGACTCCGAGTTATAGAAGAAATGCCATGTGCATGCACAAAATGCTCCACCAAGAAGGGGTACCTAAGCCAGTTAATCATGTTACTAACAATTTCATTGAGGAAACAAACATTATCAAGATTTGTCAAAGGAAGACAAACCACCATCAAGATTTCAGGCAGAGGaagacataaaaaataaaaataaaaacaaattaaaaaaaaaaaaagaataatagtttaaaaaagaaagcgctacttttttttttttttttttcttttatgttgtctTCCTACCTGTTCTTTTCCAGGGtgtccattttatttctttgattGGGATTAAGGCTCTGTTTAGTATCGGTTAGACGATGAAAGCAACTAGCAAGTGTTGGAACAATCATCTTTAGACCAATTATGCTTGAAATATTGTACACAACCCCGGAAAAGATCTTAAGCAATGTCATCGATATAATATCATTCATCAATGAGAATTTACTGATGCATTTAAATAACAATGTAACATCGCTTCAAGTAGAAATTGCAAGGGCTTTTTACGACAGAAAAGAATTACCCACCATACCCCAAGAGAGCCCTTTCCAAGATTCATATCCAGATTTCTCGCCATATTGCCAAACCAAAGCCATCGCTGTAATCCTACAACAGAAATTCAACTATAAACAAATCAGCCATTTACTTAACATACTAGACTAGAAGTGCCACTTctgtttcttccatttttttttctaggcAATCAAgcaaacaataaaagaaaaactatttataaaaaaaaaaaaaaaaaaaaaaaaaaaaaaggtattacaAGGAAATTGGAAGGAAGTTGCCCAAACCCAACCacaaaaagagaattaaaaaaaaaatatatatatatatatatatatataagaaaattgcTTACCATTCAACAACACTGGAGACGTGTACGGCCCAAGTGGGCAAAGAGAGGGCATTGGAGGGTTCACTGAGTTGCAAAGAACCCAACAATGGTAATTCAGCAGAAGAAGCAGGTCCCACAAGGGTCAGGGTCAAACCGGCCCCGAGCAGAGCCATCATGGTTTTAGGGCTCCAGGTGATGCCATTGCTAACGCGCTTCCTTGGATGGGTTTGGATGGTTGGGTTTCTACAAGACCTTGGAGTTGGAGGCAAAGGAGAAGAGAAAGCGTTTACGGTGGTGGGTCTGTGAGGAAATGAAGGTTTGTGGAAGCATAAGCAGGCGTTCATAGCCATGGCTTGGTTTTGTGTCTTTGAGAATTTCACAGTGAAGCATGTGATTTTGTAGGAACgcagaaaatataatttttggaagatttatagtattaaaataaaacaataaataaataaataaataagggtgTTAAGATAAGGTGGGACTTGCAATTTGAAGCCATTTTATCTGCATAGATTGGCCAACGAACTCATAGACTTGGTCCTTAGAGACCGTTTAGCCGTTTTCTGCCACCGCATgggaattttttattattattaacctgAATTCGATTTGATTTggagataaaaagaaaatctcTTATCGCTCTCCAAATTTAACAAGTGTCccaaaaaagagggaaaaaaatggaAGTTATAAAATCTTcaataaattctttaaaaaaaaatttaaaaaaaaaaaaaaaaaaacgtaaagCAACGTATATAAATGCATAAACTAGGGACTATAAGAAAATCTATTTTAACAACTTTTGtaattctaaatttgaaaaatatttataaaataagatgGATGGCTTAATTAAcccttgttattattaatattccttgatattgtttttttatggaTATAAATATGCTATCAACTTATAAATAGCTTCTtcctctaaaataaataaataaatagctttttttttaaaaattgaaaaataaactcaTGATTTTGTTTGAAGCTCGAAATACAATgcatgaaaataagaaaaaagaaaaagagaatccCTTTTCGACAGAAATAGTTTTCCCCTTTTCCACATTATTTACTTGCAACaatattagagagagagagagagagagagagagaggtggggAAAGAGCAGTGTACAAAAATAAACTGCAGTATCTTCCTAGAAGTATGTTAATTACAATTTCCTTCTGATATATTCAGAAGGAAATACATCCTAATGTAAGAACAGAGTTGATACAAGTCTCTTGTATTACCAGACGCAGCAAGATAATAGAATTACAGACGCAGGAGATGCTTCCTAACAAAGTTGATCTTTCCTTTTAGACCAAACCGTGACAAGTGAGAAGCCCATCAAAGACATGATTACAGTCTGCATATCAACAAAAACATAAGAATATATTCAATTCTACGAACACTAAATGCAAATATACACTAAATGGAAATGTACTGTGATGATTGCCGTTTAGTATATTACAAAACTAGAAAAGCAAACAACACTTTTGTTATGGCAATGTCATTTAAAATAACAAAGTTatggaatttttaaaataagttaCAGAAAGGATTCGTGGAGtgtaatttattatatgttataataaagtataaaatataaagGCATATAATAATAGGGAAAAGTCACTAGGAAGATGATATTCAATAAAGATTGTGCGTCGAGTGTGGAAAAGCCCTTGTTCTGTcttacacaaaaataaatatcaactataattaatttcattctGAATGTTCAC comes from Ziziphus jujuba cultivar Dongzao chromosome 6, ASM3175591v1 and encodes:
- the LOC107434625 gene encoding uncharacterized protein LOC107434625 isoform X1, encoding MAMNACLCFHKPSFPHRPTTVNAFSSPLPPTPRSCRNPTIQTHPRKRVSNGITWSPKTMMALLGAGLTLTLVGPASSAELPLLGSLQLSEPSNALSLPTWAVHVSSVVEWITAMALVWQYGEKSGYESWKGLSWGMVPLLGGAFCACTWHFFYNSESLEVLVALQAALTVIGNATMCFAAFRIYRSSEERSKNL
- the LOC107434625 gene encoding uncharacterized protein LOC107434625 isoform X2 — its product is MAMNACLCFHKPSFPHRPTTVNAFSSPLPPTPRSCRNPTIQTHPRKRVSNGITWSPKTMMALLGAGLTLTLVGPASSAELPLLGSLQLSEPSNALSLPTWAVHVSSVVEWITAMALVWQYGEKSGYESWKGLSWGMVPLLGGAFCACTWHFFYNSESLEIR
- the LOC107434625 gene encoding uncharacterized protein LOC107434625 isoform X3, whose translation is MAMNACLCFHKPSFPHRPTTVNAFSSPLPPTPRSCRNPTIQTHPRKRVSNGITWSPKTMMALLGAGLTLTLVGPASSAELPLLGSLQLSEPSNALSLPTWAVHVSSVVEWITAMALVWQYGEKSGYESWKGLSWGMVPLLGGAFCACTWHFFYNSESLEL